tggatggacagacggatggactgatggatagatatatagatagatggatggatagatagatagatagatagatagatagatagatagatagatagatagatagatagatagacggatagacggatagacagatagagagaagaatagatggacagacggatggatggatggacggatggatggatggatggatcaatagacGGACGTATGGACAGagggatggatagacggacggatagacagaGGGATAtacggacgaatggatggatggacggacggatggatggttggatggatggatggatggatggacagatggatagacagaaggataaatagacggatagacagacggatggacagatggatggatggatggatggatggatggatggacggatagacggatggatggatagacagacagacggacggacggatagacggATGTAAATACAGaaggatagacagacggatggacagagggatggatggatagatggacggatggatggactgatagacagatagatagatagacggacggacggatagatggatggacggatagacagatggatggatggatgaatgctaCTAATTCATTAAGCATGCAAAAGTCAATAAAAGTCTATTTGATCTAATGCGTGACCTTCTGTCCTGCAGGTGTATAAGGGAGAAGATGCGTCCTTCCAGCTCTTGGGCCTGCAGTGGAACACAGACTACCGCGTGCGAGTGTTTGCATGCAGACGCTGCTCAGACAGCCTCCAGGAGCTCTGTGGGTCCTTCAGCCCCTCGGCCCTTTTCAGCCTGCGGCGGATGGACACCACACTGGCTGTGGAAGCGGACATCAACAAAGCGACCATCAGCAGATCACTCTCTGACGAACAGTTTGCCGGACTCATAGTATTCGGGGTGGCTTCTCTCTCTGTCCTCATAGCCTTCCTGCTTCAGCTTCTCATTTAGAGGCGAGAAACGGCACATTCCTGTCTGTCTCGACAACTGACAAAACCAATTAAAGGGTTcgaaatgaacattctgtcatcatttactcaccctcatgttgtttctgAGAGATTGCTGTCCCTCCCTTGAAATCTGTTCGCTCAAAACTTTCAATTAATAATCTATCCGTTTATGAAGAGATACTATAGAGTCACTATAtatgatgaacagatttaatttgGGCTTTTCTTAATGGTTAGACATTGTTTAGCAAATTTAAGCAGAAGCTTAGTCTTGACCTGTGAGGGCAATCCTCATTGGCTATTGCGCAAACATGCTGCCTTAATTGCTAGAATGAATCTCATTGGCTCTCACTCTTCAAGCAAGCATGATTGAGCTTCCACcaaattgtgtttatatattcaaGTGTTTCATAtcatattaaatattcatatcATATCATGAAAAATCCATATATGCTGAAGTTTCACCAATATATCGGTGGTCATATCGGTGTAGGCCAATAAAcgcttatttataattttaacgTAAGTTGCCCCATAATAGAATAAACTGTTGGCCGataatttttgaaatatttctggTGGTTGGTCCACATCAGAAATACATAAGAAGCCATCAGAATTGTGAATAGTTCAagtgatggttcacccaaaatagAATTTAACTTCCAAATCTTTGAGTTTTCCATCTGTTAAAAACAGAAGATGTTTTGACTTGACCTCACTTTAacaaatgatgtctgcaaaattattgcaaacaatttttgtgttgaatttaagcaaataaaatgtagcaatgttcaacttaatttgtttaaattcaaccgaaattaattgtttacaaccacttaacttaaaaaaaaaacatttgtaaatccagggaatcatctttgaatcatttttttccagtgtatattgactttaatagtcggaaaaacaaattctatggaagtcaatggttacacgtttccagctttctccaaaatatgaagggttcagatgcaaaaaagtgCCATTCCTAATTGCCATTCCTAAgtgctcctgtgtgtatgttccgtaaattcacatttattttctttgcattgcatttaaagtgaaataaactaaaatattggAGCCTTAGAATCATGCTCATTTTAgatgaacatttcagatggcacttagaggtttttgtatctgaactaGAGGTGTTTTTGTATCTTTTCTTTACCAGaagaaaaactcataaaggtgaaGGATGACGCAAAtgatttatgggtgaactatccctttaattatttgGGGAAATAAAGATCTGGATGTTTCCAGCAGTTCAAGTTTTACAGTAAAACCAATCATATATCAAGGTTTATGTTTTCAGGACACATATATCAGTTATAGACCATCAAATCCCAAGGGTTATCATAATGAAAAAAATCAGGATGTAATCAGACTCGGACAAAACATTATCAAGATTTAAATTCATTGCCCAGTATATCATTTATCGGCATCCAAATATCTGTGATGAAAATATCCAGACTCAGGCTCCAAAAATACACATCAAGATTTATATTTATCAGACAATATAATCATAATTTTTGACTTGGAAACATACCAGTAGTCaattccaaatatctaaataaaagcctaatttaaatctgttcatctttaaaatgatcaCTTCATCTTCAGAAGACTTCATCTTGACTCctataaataattctatgaaCATTTGAAAGCATCAGACTTTCAATCGAGGGAAAAATGGCTCCGGTGTGATTAAAAGCATCATGTATGTTTCATTACCGAATGACATGAGgttgtgtaaataaatacaaaaacaagtgtcattttgaggtgaactaacccttaaatacatgtactgttatttttatttcattttactttaattttttcgGGTCATTGATCAAAAATGAAGCCTCTACTGTTCACCCGAGCTACCGAGTCTTAGATCATTTTCAGTAGAGCTTTTTAATGGTCAGTTTTGAAGTCATTTTTATATCTTTAAATTGTCGTCTAGACAGCTAAACTCCATCAATGTTCTGTTCCTCTTATCTGTCCCTCTGTAAAATCTGTCTGAAAGCTTCATAAAAGCTTTTTCTTCCATTCTTCCCTCTTTCATTTCTCCTAAAATAGGTGTCCTTGGAGTGTCAACAACAACTAAAAGTCAAAAAGCAACTGTCAGTCCAAAGAGCGTCACATGACAGTCGTCTCCATGGTCCAGAGTTGTGAAGTCTGGAGAGTTTATACCTCAGGGTCTTTAGAGGTAAATCTGTGCCTTTAAATCCACAAATCCAAACGTTCACCACAAAAATCATTTCAGAGTTCAGATCTGCTGCTTCCAGTGTTGAGTTAACCCTTTACGCCATGTTATACCCTACACGATCATGTTTACTAGCTCAATCAGCCCTTAACCAAAGTTAGCGAGTGGATATACAGTAACAGTTTGGTTAGGTTTATTTATGCTATATTCTCCTACTTTATAATGCAAATCACAGTgcaatcttcatttatttattacaagaATCTTCAGAGCTgtcatattcattattttttttcctcatgtagcatgtctttttttataaagggagggagggaggggttGTGACAAAATCgctattatttttacaaatataacaCTGCATTTTAACAGCATTAACCTGTCTTGTTTCagatatatttgtattgttttttttattgtgaaaatcTGATCAACCTTGTGATTTCACCTGCACAAACGGCAAGGTcttggccttttttttttaaacatttttgcttCTTTTAATCTTTATCTACACTTCAtctagtatatgtgtgtattgctgAACTTTTTAGATAAACATTCCATCGCTTTCTGATTAAAAGAAGTTGAAATGACTTGACACTAGAAAACTTGAAGTGGAAACACTTGAAgagcttttttatttcatttttttattattttttttaactcaacaccCGGCAATTTTTAAAATTGGGCAAACAGATTATTTTGCTGTATTTCTATCAGGTATTACGTGGCCTAAACACGTTTTCCATATTTGCATATTGTCCATGAAAATCATTCCatattaccattttttttaaacataattgtcaCATTTATTGATGTAAATTATAATCGTagacattatatttaaaaaacaaacaaactaccaTATCAGTTTAAATGTATAGATCTTGAAAATACTACCCTTTTGTATTTAAGATGATTATGTATCTGTAgcatatatgtaatatatttatacgcaataaatgttttttaaatttctgAAATAATTGGGTGTTTGTGTTTCATTTATAAGATCGTGATGTCTGTCTttctatatataattattatttaattaatattttctttatattaataattcattacgtTTATATAGTACTTTTCTGGACACATTTTTTGGGAGGAGATCTCCTCATCCTcaaaacccctactctttttcgaaggacattctgggatttttaacaaccacagagaatCAAGAGCTCGGGTTAACTActtttagagttaaacagttaacaggctaaatagaagattggaaaaacgctgcctggtttgatgagtctcaatttctgctgcaacatggTAGGGTaaaaatttggcgtcaacaacatgtaagcatggatccatcctgccttgtatcaacggttcaggctgctggtggtggtgtaatggtgtgggggatattttcttggcacactttgggcccattagtaccaattaagcatcgtgtcaacatcacagcctacctgagtattgttgctgaccatcatctctttatgaccacagtgtacccatcttctgatggctacttctagcaggataacgcaccatgtaaaaccacaaatcatctcagactggtttcttgaacatgacaatgagttcactgagatctggtgacaatatggaccaaaatctctgaggaacatttacagtaccttgttgaatctatgccacaaaggattaaagcagttctgaaggtaaaaggggtccaacctgatagtagtaaggtgtacctaataaagtggccagtgagtgtatataaagtGTTTTAAGCGGACTttctttgatatttttatttcatcgcttgctcaaatacaaataaaaacgattttaaaaagacattCGAAATGTATTTCCAAGTACAGATAAAAACATTGATAACAAAAAAGATTTTAACTCTAAAATTAAGTAAAACTGCATGACTTCATACCCTTTATGCAtgttacacaaaaacacattgcAGGAATGATTCTATAACCCAGAAGTGTCTCGAGAAAATGGTTTGCATTTAAATACCCATAATGTCATTGCTAAAAAAGCAacattagctgaaataaaacacaaagtaGTTTTTACAAACCTGCAATAAGTGCACTTTTTATGCCCCACAACACATTTATGCAACATAACCTGACAGCAGAAGCTTGGGTGTTAATGGCATGGGATTGAATCATTCAGCACCATTGTATTTCTCCCTCAATGGGTACAATGTTACAGTGCTTACATCTACAGTGCTCTGTCATCCAGTACTTCACACAGTTTAAGGCATTTCTGGATAGTGTGTGTATACACTATTTACAGTTTGCATGAAGGGAATCATCACTGCTGGTGTCCGCTGATGATTTAATAATACTTGTGCGTACATTctcaaaaaatactataatatttatGCACTAGGTGTGTGTTGCACCTAAAATGTAACCATAAAAAAATTGTCAACGttagaataatattttatttaattaacgtCTGCTATAtacaggctaaataaataaaaaaagttgtttgtgatttgctgattttttccaattatttacgcttttgaattgcatcatgggatcTTGCTCTGATGACTTTTGACTTCTAAAAGGTGCCTTTTAGTGATAAGATgccttttattggcatttttagtAGCTTAACATCATATATTGTTTTAGATGATCATGTAAAACAATACAGAAGCAAGGTATTGAGCTGCCAGTGTTATTTTAAaggtgtttttacattttaaaaactggtTTTCAACACAAAGCTGGTAAAAATTTGGACAAACCCATCTGTTTATTTAAAagccagagagaaagagagagattgtgtgtatgtgtctctgTGCATTATTCTTGGTatcattatttaaaattgaaattgtattgtttcaaactttaaaaataggcaataaaagtaacttttagtTGTATGGTTAACTTTATTAAGATTATGGTCCCATAATGAAATTAAAAAGTATAAACAAAAGAAAAGGCCACAAATCATAAGATTTAGGCATCTGTCAACCTTGTTGGAGATTTCTctcattataatttttgtaatcaGTTTGGCTGTGTTGATGCAAACAGCATAAATCGCATTTCCTTTCATAAATTTATCTTACACTAGAAAATAAAATTACTCCAGGACATTTTTGTCTAATGTGTTGGCAAGTCTTCAATTTTttgttagtatttattttcatcatgTCTCAAAAAGGAATAATCCGGCAATGTTGGCGTGTTACTGATCAATGGCTCATCAAGACTGTAAAAATCCAAATGTAGCCTACTAAGTCTTCagtttatgaaaaataatatatgtttttcCTCATAGAAAAAAACAGCAGAGATGCTATTTAAACGAACTGTAATTTAAAGGGTTAAATTCATTTGATCGGATGCTGGTCATCTCTGTCAGTTAATGTAAAGtctagaaaaatataaaaatatgatactttatttgatatatatttttttaaattaacgtaCAAGTGTTACAAACATATCTTACAATGTATGACATTATGTGACTCAGTCATTGGGTTAATGTCTGTTCTGAGAGCGTTCAGTCTGTGTTCTGTAGTGATTTTCCAGCGTCACGTGCTCCAGCTGTACTCATTCCATACCGACACGCTCTCCGCGTTCATTATACTCTGGAGCGAGCGTCCGGGGGCGCGCTTCACTCGGAACAGTTTGCAGGCTGCACTCCTGAACTTCTTTGACATGATGTTGTAGAGGATCGGGTTGATCGCGGCGCTCAGGTAAAACAGCACGAAGGACACCAGGTTGCAATATTCGCTGATTTGGGAGATGACCGGAGAATTCGCCTCAGATGATTTGGAGACGAGATACCGACCCACGTGAAATGGCAGCCAGCAGAGAACAAACGCTAAAACCACCACAGCTGATGAAACGAGAGAGAAAAGAAGTATTATATAAGAAATATGTTTGacaatataattgtaaaaaaaaaaagaagttagtTTAGACATTAGTAACAATTATTTGGCCccgaagaaggagctgagccgaaaggcaaaggtttcgatttaccggtcaatctacgttccaaCTCACacatggtcatgagctttgggtcatgactgaaaggacaaggtctcggatacaagcggccgaaatgagtttcctttgcagagTGGCAGAGGGCGCACCCtcatagatagggtgaggagctctgtcacccgggaggagctccaAGTAGAGCCGCttctcctccacatcgagagaagtcagctgaggtggctcgggcatctgtttccgATGCcttctggatgcctacctagCGAGGTGTTCCAGGCTCTCCGggaggagacctcggggaagacccaggacacgctggagggactatgtctctcagctggcctgggaacgcctcgagatccccccggaggaactggaggaagtgtctggggagaggaaagtTCTCccttaagactgctgcccccgcgacctggccccggaaaagcggttgaaaatgaatgaataaatgaatcaacacaatctcacggcaattcgtaactttttgatttagtggctaattcgtatgaattagtacgatctaattcgtacaatttagtacgatttgctcatcccccaatgatggtttggtttaggggtggggttaggtgccacacctcctttttaaaatcatacccttttgtacaactgaacttgtacgaattcgaacgaattagccactaaactgacaaaacgtaaaatacttacgttttctcgtgagatcaggctgaaatgaatataataacTGAATTTGAAGCTTATCAAATGGAAGTGATTCAGATTCACCTGAAATAACCAGGCTAGAGTGATTCATTCGGgaaattaaatcataaattaaacatAAGAAAATGACTCATTTTGTATTTATAGAGTTACAACTGAGCAATAGAGTAATTTGTCAAGGAATCGGATTTAGGTTACATATCTGTTTGTGATTCCCTCGAAACAAGTGAGCGATTCTCAAAGAATGACTTCTTTGGCAGTTAATTGATTAGTTAACGATTAACAGCAGGTAATTGAAATATACTGGCAGCATTATTGAGTTctatccattaaaaaaaaaaatctgtttccaAAAAATGACTCGTTTTAAAAATCAGAATGAATTGTGTATTTGAGTCACAATTGGACATATGAGTCATTCGTTCTTGAATCTTTAGTCGCTGTAtgaattcatcattaaaattatttaaaattattattaaaatgattttaaaatctttttttaatttgcagttGGAGTTATTCTTTTCCCCAATAAGTGTTTCATACAATTCTTATCTCAAAATTatcccaaataatttttttttacaaatttacaccATCAAAATAAGGAAATTTAGGACAAAACCCTGCTATATCTGATTGGATAAGTCATACCtcaagtttttctttaaaaagcaaGTTGTTACAAACTGCTAATGGAAAATCATTTATTCTGATTATGATAAAGATAATATAgtcttaaataattgtaaacagttttgtatttgtaacatttttaacaaaatgcCAGTGCATGATTGAACTATAAATTAAAGATACAGATTACAGAAATGACAAATCGAAGTAATgacaaatgaaagaaaatgtatgtaatgttattttaacatttactaatgcactgTTAAAATGTGTTAACCCTTTAAGTGCATGCTCAACCAAatagttgaccatattttgactcaTATAAAGTCAtataaagaatgactgttttcaaTAATGGTTTatactacacagcattgttggtttacaaaaaatccAACAAACAATTCTGTTGCAatgctacacttgattttggttttattgaaaaaaaaaaaaaacttgttaaagtagaatctgaaatattttatggcatacttcaaaaaataaagatgatttagtattcaaaaacgttttgttttgattatgtctTTAAATCAATTGGTCTtatacttcatattttcagatttttatatgtaataattctggtacttttatcataaaccgacatatcaaccatttggtagaggttgatattttagaaattatgggatgtgttggaaaaaaatgcattgtgttaactagcaacattagaatttttttctcttggtggggcagttaaagggttaatgattgcatataaatcatataaaatgaatgcatattataaagtaaaaaatgttttatatgcattttcTGAATGAAACACTGTACGCATATGTTTTTAGTCaactctacaaaataaacaattatatttcgaAGGAAATATTGAGGTATTTTCGACAGAGTAGGCTACTCCaatctttgtattttttttacatttaaatcaatatacttgttgtttatttgtaataattgtcaaaatgtgttcaaaataaattccaaatgttgtttttttcttgtcagaattcagtgtaaaatcATCGCGCTTACCCAGCATTTTGACCGTTTGTTTATTACTCTTGTCTCGACTGGAAATGGGTCCAACTGGGTTTTCCTTCCTTCTCCAGAGTCTTCTGCCAATGAGGCTGTAGAGCACAGTCAAACACAGGACGGGAAGGAAGAAAAACACACTGGACACCCAAACCATCATAGTAAGCAGTCCGGAGCGGATAGCGTATTCGGTGGCTTTACATTCATTGGTTTCCCACGCGTTGGTGCCGTTCTCGTGCTCGACCCCGACCAGAATGAAGATGGGTCCGGCGCTGCACAGAGCCACAGTCCAGAGGAGTAAAATCACCCCTTTTACTCGACCCCGCGTTACGATCACTTTCGCCCTGAGTGGGAAGCAGATGGCGAAATATCTCTCCACGCTAAGGGCGGTGATGTTGAGGATGGTGGAGTACGTGCAGCTCTCGCTTACGAACTGAAAGAGTTTGCACAACTCGTCGCCAAAGTTCCACGGCCGGTATCGCCAGACCCGATACAAGTCCAGCGGCATGCAGAGGAAAATCAGCAGGTCTGACAGTGCCATGCTGCAGAGGTACAGATTCGTGGTGGTTCGCATGTCTTTGTATTTAGTGACCACCAAAATGGTCAACAGGTTGCCAGCAATCCCGACGAGGAACAGAAAAGAGCAGGTCACCGTGATGCCGGTCAGGATGGGCACCGGGAAAAGATGCACCGGGATACTCAAAGTCCTCGGAGGTTGCATTACTGTCCATAATGTTCTCAGCGCATAAAGTGATGCTAAACGGGCAGATGGACACGTTTGTCCAATTAGTCATTATGATGAGATTTTTTAAAGGGGCTTAATGGCACCTCGTGGTTTCCACCAGGCTGTGGTTTCCATGCACATCTTACAGGTGTTCAGGGCACAGTATGAGAAGAAGTGCAGGCGAGTAACCTGTCAATGATGCGCCTCAAGCTGCGGCCAGGGGTACAATGATCTGCAGCGCGCATGCGCACAACAGTCATTCATTAATTGTGCTGATTGTGAAATGCACATTTTGTCGTTTAGTTTAGCATTTTGTGTGACTGCAACCTTTTCATTAGTGATTACTGCAATTCTTAAGTAAATCTTGAGAGACTGGCTACATTCAGCAGCTGGGTTAAAAGCTGATGGGTCATATTTGTTGGCTGTATGCCATCTGGTGGTGTGAACACACCCATCTAATGGAAAATATGTCACTTAAAAAGAACAAATCTCCATGCTTTGCTTGAGTAAACAAGCTGCTGTTGTTCAGGGTGCTGAAAGCTGTTTGGCATCTGCTGTTTGTTTGCCCACATTTTGTTACTAATATGTTTGCTAGCAAAACAAGCACATGTGTGAGCTctagggttatatatatatagttaaaatcagaattattagcccccctttgaattattattatttttttttatattttccaaatgatgtttaacagagcaaggaaattttcacagtatgtctgataatattatttcttctggagaaagtcttatttgttttattttggcaggaATAAAagaggaataaaagcagtttttaataaaaaaaaaacattttaaggtcaaaattattagcccctttaagctgtatttttttcgatagtctacagaacaaaccatcgttatacaataacttgcctaactaccctaaccttcctagttaacctaattaacctagttaagcctttaaacgtcatcatcagctgaaaatatctagtcaaatattatttactgtcatcatggcaaagataaaataaatcagttataagaaattagttattaaaactattatgtttagaaatgtgttgaaaatctctcCAATAAACAAGACCAAGAGTTTTCATATATTAATgacattaatgatatttaaatagTGTATTATGAGAAGAACACGAATTGTTCAATTCTTCCCACACGGTGGCAGCATTATCACTTAACACACACCAGTTTTAGACTTCTGCATTTGCAAAGTGTGCCATTTTCTCAGATTAACACATAGTATTTTAAGGAAAGCTGAGAACGTAAATAATGTTACAAAAACAGGGAAGAGAGGTTTAATTAAGTAATGAATTCATTGTCACTTTAGAGAACAAAGACGTGTCTAAATATTTCCTTTTTATAGCTCCTTCCTGCTTTTCCAGTTAATTTAGTTTCAAGGTATTGTAAACAGCAAGTTGCGTTCGGTTTGGTAGTCTATAAAGGCTCCatttacacccacacacacacacacacacacacgcacacgcacacacacacacacacacacacacacacacacacacacacacacacttgaacaaCTTTCTTTACGAGGACTTCACATAGACGTAATGATTTTACACTGTACGCACTGTATATCAGCCTAAACCAAACCCTGCAGGAAACAAATAGCATTTCTACATTCtcaaaatatgtcatttaatgtaatttatgagACATTTTCCTCATgggaacaaacaaaaaaggtcacCACAAGGTCAAATGTACTggtatttctatttctaaatacaATGTACACACACTGTTTAAAACATAAAGACATGCTTACAATTATCATCATCAGAGACAAACATTTAGTAAAATTAAACACAATGACCAAAAGTACAGTAAGAGCCAGTTAATGgactaaaatatgtttaattttaaattgttttattcatGTCACAACCACTCCTTTTTTACAATAGCCAATTATTCATTGTTTGACAAGTGGTTTGAGGTGGACTTTATCAGATCTTGTAATGGCAACTGTGACAGTCACATTCATAAAAATATTCAAGCTATGTTTAAGGAGCTTTCCCCCCTCCCTGTCCACCAGATGCCTTAATTTTCCAGTAGCTATTatctttaaagataaaatgcCTTCTTTTATGTATCATTAAACTCGCAGGAACCCTCAATACACTTGTCTTCTCATGCATGAATGGGCAGTAATGCAGTTTAAGGCTTGAAATAAGAAACCTGTAAGTGAAGCAAGATACTATTTTGTGCAAGTAAACCAGATTAGTGATGAAAGCCTCAAAACTATGAATTAAAGCCCACAATACTGCTGAAACTGGATTAGGAAATCTAAAAAATGGAAAATGTGtgaaataaccaaataaatgagCTAAAATGTTGATCATAATTCAAAATATGGCTCAAATGCAGCAGTTTCCGCTGTGTCTGCAGTCGATCTGTAGATAAGGGACTGCGGTTACATTTACGTGGTTTGCCACACTAGCacttacagcctgaaaagcattgTTTTTACTGTCTCTTGGATTTTTGACTGTACAAAAATAGAACAGGTTAATGAATGAGTAACAAGCCAAAGCATACTTCAAAGGGAAGATAAGAACCAAAggtattttaacaaaacaaaaagctgaATTCTGATTACGTCATCATGCACAGTTCAGTCATGTTGAGACAGCAATTTTTATGGAAGAGGATGCAAAGTGTGACCTACATGATAGTATACCATTGCAATGTTCTTCATGAACAAACATTTtgatgtttatactgtatatgttcatCCAGCATAGCCTACTGCACTATTGGATCTCATATGCAAAAATGAACTCAAATACAGCAATTTCATTGACTGACATGGATTGACAGATTTTGCTTGATGCATTTTGGCCCTGACTGTCATATTATTGATTGAAGTCTATATACTCTATCAATGTGTACTAGAAAGGATTCATCGTGTCTGTGATTTTTCTTTCAGAAGTTATTATGAGCAATGAAAATTTCTCCTTGTACTAATTTTAATTAGAATTGTACACTACCTCACATAAGTCTTGTTGTttatcctagttgtaagagcaacaaataataacttgacttttagttggtCATTCAGAAAagttgcagaaggtagatttttcagatgaatcatctgttgaactgcatcccaatcatcacaaatactgtagaagacctattggaacccgcatggacccaagatttttatagaaatcagtcaagtttggtgaaggaaaaaatcatggtttggggttacattcagtgtgggGTCATGTGGGAcatctgtagagtggatggcaacatcgacagcct
This window of the Danio aesculapii chromosome 24, fDanAes4.1, whole genome shotgun sequence genome carries:
- the ghsrb gene encoding LOW QUALITY PROTEIN: growth hormone secretagogue receptor type 1 (The sequence of the model RefSeq protein was modified relative to this genomic sequence to represent the inferred CDS: deleted 1 base in 1 codon), coding for MTNWTNVSICPFSITLCAENIMDSNATSEDFEYPVHLFPVPILTGITVTCSFLFLVGIAGNLLTILVVTKYKDMRTTTNLYLCSMALSDLLIFLCMPLDLYRVWRYRPWNFGDELCKLFQFVSESCTYSTILNITALSVERYFAICFPLRAKVIVTRGRVKGVILLLWTVALCSAGPIFILVGVEHENGTNAWETNECKATEYAIRSGLLTMMVWVSSVFFFLPVLCLTVLYSLIGRRLWRRKENPVGPISSRDKSNKQTVKMLAVVVLAFVLCWLPFHVGRYLVSKSSEANSPVISQISEYCNLVSFVLFYLSAAINPILYNIMSKKFRSAACKLFRVKRAPGRSLQSIMNAESVSVWNEYSWST